A region of the Echeneis naucrates chromosome 15, fEcheNa1.1, whole genome shotgun sequence genome:
tttctttttattacttACGGCACCTCTTTTTTTCGTATTATGACAGCAAAATGTATATCAAATAATTATCATTTAATAGGCTAAATAACTGACTCTAAGACTGGAGATATCTGAAGATAATAGTCTGCTTGAAATGAAACTACTGCCATTCTTACTATTCTTACTATTGATCACCTCTAAGGGCACTAATCATTTTGTCCAAACATTTTATAGGATATTTGCAGGGTAACTGTGGTTGGCCACAATTGACCAGAAGGCCGGTTCTCCTCATCAGGTCAGGGAGGAACCTTTTATTTCCCAGCTGTTTCAAAGACTTTGCTATCCAATCATATAATCTATCTTCAGCATTGCATAAGTATTAAGGTACACAGGGTGATGCAAGATAAAAGATGACTGGAATGCAAATTGCTGAATCTGTTGAACGAGTATGCAGATCTACTTAAGCTATAAAAAGCCTTCAACCTTCACCTTTTGCACATATTCACTTGTGCAAAACAACATACTGCTCAAAGCCCATTGATTTAGGACTCAAGGTGGACTTAACTAATGTAATCTTGCTATTGTTTCTAAGTTTTCTAATTTCTGCTAAATATGTTTGTGAAAAAGCAGCTTCCATTTATCctctttacttttgtttatttgcagtcATTTAACTGTCATTTGAGACAAATAAATGGACCTCTGCCCAACGCtgaaccctaaccccccccccccccaaaaaaaaaaaaaaactaaaaataaaaaaataaagaaatcactGAATTCTTATTTTTCCTATGatcttaaaattaaattttttttccacacaaaaaaagttaaggattatttttttcctgtaaatttcCCTTTTGTCTTAAtgattcctgtttttttttatgttagcaAAGGTACCATCCAACatcaattttaatttcagttttcttaCATATAATTTCATATTCATGCAGGCAGGCAAAGGAACAAAACTTCCTGTGTCTGTTGCTAGCATGTTGaggtagtgtgtgtttgtgtgtgtgtccacataGGTCTGTCCAACTCACCTCGTCCCTGTCACCCGTTTATAGTTGTTCTCAGAGTACACAGCCAGTATGGAGACCCCAGAGCCAATGTTGACCAGCAGCATGGGGAAGGGGTTGTCCAGGGTGCAAGGTTTCTtcacacagctctgtgtgtctgatggGTTTTGAAAGTAGTAGCACTCCGGGTGTCCATTGAAGCCCACCCGGTCGACGAACAATAGGCCACGAATAAGACAATCCAGTTCATCCAGTTTCAGGAGCTCCAGGTCAGCCATCTGCAGCACAAATAATGGTGGTTTAAAGTACTGTGATGGCACTCTTTAAGCTTCTAATCACAACAGACTAAATGTTAAGACATTCCTTGGAAATGGCGATGTATTTTGAAGTTTAAATGAGCGAATAAACTGAACTTGGTTTATTTCAGTTCATGTTGCATGCCCAGAGAGGTTTAGAGGTTACCAATTGTTTTCCATCATTTACTAACCTCAATTTACTTTCTATCCTATGTACCCCATTAAACCATATTTATGTGACTTCATTAAATGTCTACTTTTGATAGACCAACAACCTAAAACTCAAGATTTTCAAGGTATCAAATTCTATCATCATTGAGGCTGAGACTGCCAAATTTTGAGACGCCTAGTTTTGTTCCAATGATCAGTTGTTTTCTCCAGCCATACACTCACCGTTCGGAAGTCGTTCTCAAACTTGTATGCCCCACCCCCGGTGGCGCAGAGCGTTGTGTGCAGACTAGAGAAGTTTTTGTCGTGTCCCATCTGGATAAAACGAGGCATAGCCTGCGTTGGGAAGCGAATGAAGTGCAGGTTTCCTGTCCTGCCACACATGGTCAGGTTCCTCAGCTCCAAGTGGACATCACGGACGCCTGTTTTACCTAAGAGTGAGTTAAACCCTTTTTATTATATCGATTTAGGAATTAAACTCCTGTTAAACTAAATGGGTTAATGCTCTGCTTTCTataaaaacaacttcacatcaaaaacaaaacttttgagGACACCAGATTTTTCTGTGTAAGATCCACATACAAATTAGCACAGCCAACTCCACATGCGAGTTTTTAAGTTGCAATACCATAGGCCACATTTGATGTGAGGTAGCGGCGGATGGACTTGAGGTTCTCCActtcttcctgttcttcctctgcagTTATATCAACTGGCTCAAAGTAGACCAGCTTCACCAAGGTGCCACCAATGTCCATACCAAACCAGGGGaaggctgaggaagaggaagaaagacagacaatgGACTTTTTAGTTGAAAAGGAAGCAAATACAAGGGGCAGAAATAGTTCGATTCCCGGTAGTAGCAACTGAACACGTCTAAGTTAactggttaattggtgacaagtaatggactgggctacagcaaggaatggCAACCAGGCAGCCCCTAGACCGGACCAGTCCAGTGACCTGACCCCtacagagagtagagactagaccagcTCAGACTGGACTAGACGAGACACCAGacccccctccagagactagagactagatgagatgagagactggacccctccacagaaaaactggggaaaaaaaaaaaaacaacacaacaacaaaacttatTTGGGAAAAATTTAAGGggaatttggggaaaaaaataaaacagattttaaaagaCTTtatgtaaaaaccaaaatgagttcaaatctttgccttcaatgaAGACGGGGCCGGTTaattctctctttcctccattactgtagtttcctccttgtttcgGTGCTTACTGCACATGcatatgttccagaaccggctctgctgtgacatcagaatgtcccgcatacaaaatggaggcagacagcctgcggatatgttttatttatttatttatttttttatcaatttcgggtcattttaaatcgattctgaatcgtagtaaatgagaatcgcgattcttatatgaatcgcTTTTTTGGCACAACCCTAGTCTAGATAGTTGGATAGAACATTGAGttcagctaattttttttttgcagcacaagaggctggaaaaaagaaaaacatcaccaCAGCTCCACAAGAGCCACAGTTACCATGGGAACAGATCCCCCCACGAAATTGtctacttttctctctgtctcttgcaCACGCTTCAGTCTcctattttctctttcacttagcttctcctctccatctctcagcCTCCTTCATGTTCTCATACACACCACCTCTGTCTACAGCAGCTGCATTATTCTGTCTCGTCTGGCTTCTCCCTCTTCTCACCAGATATTTTCCTTCAATTTCctattttcttttcacctctCCAGTCTCGTTCTGTCTCGCTCCTCTAATTCCATCTTTAACTTGCCTCTTGTCTTTCAATCAATTTCATCCAATTCAGTAAAGATTTACTGCCATGGATAGAAGCCGACTGACGCTGCAAGATGTTTTTTATGCACCACAGAGCAACTGCTATGTTTAACGTAGAGGTACATCAGCATTTCTAAAGCAGTTCAGTACAACTAAGCAGGCTTTATCTGCATTTTAATTAGAGCTGGAACTATTAGCAGCTGAACAAATAAGtcttttaaaactgttttgttaAATAGTCAAGCAAAATTAAACATTGCCCAGCTTCCTACTCTttcattgtctttcttttccaaaaccaaaatacatttctttgcattttgGACAAAACATACAATCTTAAGATAAAGATCTGAGGTCCCGAGTAATCAGAGACTTTATCAAGAACAAaatctgcagagagaaaataatCATACCGTTTCTGCCAAATAAATATAACCAATGAATTGTGATTGGTAATTTTGGGTCCCCATAAAAGAACTAAATAACATAACTAAATTAATGCAGTCATGGTGACTGCAATGTGGGCTTTTTATGACAAGTTGAAATTTTGTTTtgcctgaaaacaaaacacacagaaacaaagtgcATTTCAGAATGAGTTAAATCAAAAAGGGAAGTCTTTTCAAAATGATTGCAAATTTTAAATCCGAAATGTTTTGAACAGCTTacagggaaaacatttttatttaggtTTCAGATGTTTTAGAGACAAAATGCTTtgcctaaaaaataaaaatgaacacgATTTAAAAAGTTTGGATAAAGAAAAACTAACCATCATCCTGAATATTGTTCCTATTGATCTAACTGTACATGTGCGCCTAATTTTAGAAGTCACCCTCTTCTCTTTGCTTTATCAGCTCAACAGTGGAGACcacagaaatgcaaacatttgtGGACAGCGTGCTCGCCACCTCTGGCAGTGGTAGAGATACAGTGAGTTTATTGGATGTGGGGTCAGAGATGGCCTCTTTGAAACATTTATGCATTATGTTTGTTGCACAGAAAACTTTATCAGTGTCATTCGAACCAGTCAGTGAGTCCAAAATTCAGAGCAATAAAAAGCTGTGCAGCTCTTTATGACAACAAACACGTGGTCATGAAAACATTATGGTGGAAAAAAGCAGCATTTGACAAAAGAATGTGTACAATGCAAATATTTGGTGTGTGATGAGGGGCCAGCACACTTGGCCACCAAGACACAGCAAACCAAGGCAATTCACAAATACTGTCAGTATTCATACAGACAGTTGCTTATTGTTAATTGTAGAAAACCCTTAACTTTTTCCAACATGTTAATAAAAACATGGGCTGAGCAATaggatttaaaattaaaagtatttaCTTTCCTTTAGACAACAAAGAGATGCTTTTTCTATTATAAACTGtgaataatttaatgaaaattgCCTTGTGAGAAAACAGAAGTCAGTCAAAgattcaaatattatttttacaataaatgaATCTTCTGCTTATTTCCCTGGTGaattgttaagaaaaaaaatattcttattATGTGTGATCTCATTAGCACACAGCccgaaaatacacacacagttaaccATCACATGagacaagaaaaacagcaagagaAATTTTGGAATTATTTCATGATGGCTGTTTGCTTTAAGTCTAACTTATCAAAGgagagaaatacattttctcctTATTTATGCACAATTTCCAGATCAAAAATCATAGCAGATACGACTTCCTCTGTATAAGTCTCCCTGATTATGAAACACTTTGTGACTCAGCATGCCAGAGCTGTCTTGACTGTGTGCCTGGTCACATTTTAACCAATCATGgtcatctctctttctcattgCCCTGTCATCAGGAGACGTGACTCTTTCACAAcagacttgaaaaaaaaaaataaaatggttatCTGGTTGATGAGGAAAAGTCCACTTTCAGATTAAAGCCACCAAATTTGATATTGGGATTTTAGGTCATGAGTGTACCTCCTGCAAACATGTATTTTAAGCCTTTGCTAACTTGTGATGGTGTTAGTAATGAAATAATATGCATGCACTTGTGTAGCTGCACTTCAAATGGAGTAAAACAGCATtagatatatatagagagaTTTTTCTTATTGGGCAGCATTGATAATCCTAAATCTAATTATGTCTAAACCTGTGATAGTGTTGTAATTAAATGGATTATACACTCAGGTGCACAGGACCTGAGTACATTGTACTGTTGCCCCACTGTTACCTACTCATGCCTGTTGTCAATACAGTGGGTAGTGTTTGGTTCCAGTAGGAGTCACTGATCACTTCCATCAGCGTTTGGGTGATTTTTTGTTATTCTCCCCTTTCACCTACTGAGCTGCTCTGACACTGGTAAACATCAAAGGCACAGATTTTACTTTTGAGATAAATCATAAAGTTGCTTTGTTCATTTAAGTGGCTTAAGTGACAATCACATTCTGCTCCACAGCCTCAgccaaaaacacactcacaacagaagatgaaatgatcaaatttaataaaattaaacacactAAGGATTTcttgattaaatgtttttatgcatatttattcattgttttttgccttgaataaagaaacaaagattaCGCTACTGTTTTGAGCAGAGTATTTTGTGTTACTAGATACTGAACTGTACTAATACGGAACACTTTTGCTTTAGAATCCAAACAAAGTGTCTAAGATCATTTTCAGCTAAGGACAGATTTAAGGTCTGCTTAGTATTTCTCTTCGTGTTTGcgcttttaaaaacattaaagaacaAAGAGTAACAGCAGGCTACTGGTTTATCTAAGGAAGGGATACTGGATGTAGAGCAAATTGATCGGGTCTGTCATTAGTCTACTTGATATTTATTGACTGGACTTCTCTCGTGGTCTTTCCCCTTTGTtgtgagaaaacaacaaactgccAACAAAATTTATAAATGATGCCTGAGGAAACACAATCTCTGCATCTCTGTCAGTGATGTTGGTAAATATGGACACACTGAAAGAGGAAGCAAGCCAACACTCCTCTCTTTTCCATCCACTAAAGTTCTGTGGTTATATCTACACACATGGtttacacaaaaacacccaGTAACTACAATGGAGCAGCCCGTTTGCAATCCCTGCCAACATTTTTTATAAGAGATTTTATTCTCCCCAAAAACAATCAGGTGTGGCTGCCTGCTGGCAAAGCGGCTGAAATTGTGTGTCCCATGGAGTTCATCATAAATGGCCACTTATACAGGGTTTCTATTTAAAAAGCCCATAtatcccccacacacacatacatgcgtgcacacacatagAGGGTGTCGAGTCAAAGGTCAGTGTAACAAAGGTCAGGGTTGTGGAGTGATTTGTGTCCATGTAGGTGAAAGGTCTTTGGCCTGACACTCTGCCTCAGGACTTGCCCATGTAGGAGATACAGTATATAAGTGTGAGAAGTCTGACTTGTGTAAAGTCtcttgaaaatatatatttcttccACCATTCTTCAGCTTTTCAACATGACCTGAGGGATTATCAACAGCCACCGTTTCTATTAAATTTCCTATTGCTTAACCTTTAATCTCAGATTTCACAGAGAGCTTGGTGTGCGTGTATTTCTGTGTCACTAGACTGTGCAGAGaacacagaacaagaacaacacTGGGACAAGGTGTTGTATGATAAGAAGAAAATTCACACGGGCTCAGCTGAACAGTATGTATGTAATGGgtacaataaaaacactgataCATGACGCTTATTACCAATCATGACATGAGAGGAGGCTTTGCTTGTTACGCTCCCAATGATTTACTCTTCACTAAAAACATCCTTACAGTACTTTGTATCACTGCCTGCACTGCTCTGCTTTCAGAAGTACTACTATagtatgttctccccgtgcctgcgtgggttttctcctACCGTccaaaacatcatgtttgggttaaatggtgactcagtctgtgtttatttattaatctttAGTATTGCTTATAATTAAGTTATTCTTGCATGGCAGTTTTCGCCATTTCTCAGTATCTGTTGCTTTTGTACTATTTGATAGTAACAGAGTTAAGGCTTTTAATTGAGTGATATTGGACTAATGCCACTTATTTTTCTAATCAAACCATAAACCAACTTTTTTGTCCAATCAAcaatagaaaatacaaaaatattcaaaatacaatgatgaagtaaaaaaaaaaaaaaaaagaaagaagttgtTGATTCATATTCGCTTTCAGTCAACTATTGATTTATTGACTAAGTTTTCTAACCGATCTTTTAAGGATCAACATTTTTATATCtgacaaaccaaagaaaactcAGATACAGTTAGGTCAACTCCAGACACAACAGGATTAGGACGGAAATCTGTTTTAAGATATGCTAAATACTGGGGTTTGTACACAGTTTCAGACAGAAGGGAGAGTTTCTGTTGTTCTTCAGGCGTGCCTGATTCCCATCATATTGATATACAAGATTGCTTATTCAGTCCccatttccctccctctctaaaTCATTTACATCCTAGGTGAAACTTGTTAGCATGTGATCCATCTGAAATGAGCAGTGGTAGAACATTGACCTTAACATTCAACCTTGTTCTGTTACTAACACATAAGTTTGGGCTGTTGCTGTTCACCAAAACCAGCTGAAAAGTGACCAAGCCATAGCTCTAAACATAAGGCTTGTCTTTATAAGATAACAAAGTCACCACCACCTAATTTAACCAAGAAACACCTAAGTGGTGTCTCAATAAACTGGTGCTTACACAACCACTCTGTACTGGCAGCCAAAACATAGTCTCAGCACTATAACATTACAATATTTATTCCTATATTCCttgaaaagtgtttcttttcCAATGACTTCCTACATCATATATTCCTGCTATCTGTGACAAAAAGCTAATTTCTCAATGACTCAGTAAAAACACAAGGTCTCACAATCCAAATTCCTTAAAGGCCAAGACCAAACATTGAAGGCTTCACCTCAATATGTCTATTCTGCACATCTGGATTACTTGAAAACCTTTGGCAGACTAAACTGTTGGCCTTACAAATGAGACGCTACTGATACTCTATGTGACACTTTCAAAATTTATCAACAGTGCAAATTACAATTTCACGCAACACTGCTCTTGTAGTACGATAAAGACTTAATTGTATTCCCTTCAGGAGGGGTTGCCATATGTCTTTATCAAATCTCTAAAAATACTATACTCTGATAATAATACAGCCTATAGTGCTGagctttgtgttgttatttttcgGTGACTCCAGAACCCAAAGCAGATGTGACAGTGCAACACCACTTCAAGACACAAAAGCCAACAGACATGCTGTAGATGAAACTGGTTGGGTACAGCTGAGacctcttttttctcctctcagcaCTGGTATTAATTTTCCCTCTGGGATCAATAAATTATCTATCTGTCTTTCTATGCCCACCTTGATTTCTCACATTCAGTACATTTTATCTGCcaaaatatcaacaaaactTCTTTGAGCGAATTCAAGTATATTACACAGCTATAGAAGtacattaatttaaaatatgttcTATGCATTAGACATAAATCCAAGTGATCTTGAGCAACAGTGATGGACCAGTGATGAATTAATTTAGTAAATGACATCTACGTACACAAACAGCATTTGCTATGAGCATTGCTGGGGTGTTTACACCTTTCACTGGGTGTGCTTATTTCCCAAAATTAGCTCTAACACAAATATAGAACAatattaagaagaaaaagaaacttcagcTCTCTCATATAAGTTATGGAACTGGAGACTAAGCGTGCTTGGTAAAATAAAGGAATTTCTAATCCAGGAGACAGTCAATGAAATTGCTGCCAAGTATAAACAATAGAAAGGCAACGTTAACTTTAAGTCACCCTGATCCTAAACCAGCTCAATCTCTGGGGAAAGAACAGTCTCTGCACAAAAGTCAAAAATCATATCCCAGAGATGAATAGATTCAAGGGTTGGCCTGTGGTGAGGAAAAGCTCAGAGGGTTATCTGGGTTTATCAAGATAGCTGGCCTCCATCCAATGATAACTAGGCCATTAAGCAGAGGAGATCTGGCTGGACGTTTCAAAGTTTATTGATGAAATGTTCCTTCATTACGTCATCTGGCTCAATTCTAGTATAgggcctctctctctttcacattACTATGCAAACCACAGCAAAGATTCATTGCATTATCTGCCAGTCATTGCCACATCACACATACTTCTACAAACTACTTTACCCATACTCATACAATTTATCATCCAAATGAGAAAATCTTCTTTTTCATGGTGACTCCTGTCTCAGTTTGACTTTTCATAAATTTAATGCAACTAACAAGAAAAACACCTAAACTCGCTCAAACACAGAACCCACACTACATAAATCATATCTGAAGTGGTGGTCATTGGACAACTGTCAGCATTGCTTACAagttgtgatttgtttttatttagacgCATTTCCTATTCCTGTGATGGGTGACAGAGCTTGTGCAAGTTAGCACTGAATGGATGTGTACTGCAGATTTCACTTTTGTGTTATAATATACAATAGATTGAAATTTTCTATCAACCCATCAATGAAGGAAGCAGGTGCAGGGATGGTACTGTCTGGTGCCTGAACAAGAATTTGTGAAATCGTATACAGTGCTACACTATGGGTAAAGGAAACTAATTAATAGTAAGAATAAGcagtcacttttcttttttttttaaatgaaaaactgttaGAACATTAGAGGAACCAAAAGCTATAGTTAACTTGCACTGGTATAACCTGTCAGACTGAAAGTACAAGCTGGAGGCATACTCACAGTTAAATAAGCTGATTTGTGGCCTTAAGGGAGACCcttaaacatgcaaaaaaaaaaaaattgcattgtgAAGGATCTAATTGATGTAAATACACCTGTGTCAAATGGCTTCTTAAAATTTGACTGAATAAACCTTATTACTTTGAAGGTTTACTTGCAGAAAAACGCTTATGCCCCACCCTTTCATTATAACACAATTAGattgatactttttttttttttagagataCATACAGAATGCCACCTGGCTGAGTTATTAGGATCCTGATCTAACTGCATTAAACATAAAACTTAAAGGACTTAGAGGGAGCACATAGAACTCTTGATTAGTTAGTGGCAATCCACTGCAATTGGCTCTATACAGAACAATTACTTTTAGTTTAATGTGTTTAAGAATACACGCTTTGCCTTTTTTACCATCTTTTAAATGTCAGCATCTAGCTGAGGATTTAATTAATACAGAAAATCCTTCTAggaaaagaacataaaaaaaaaaaaaaaaagaatcacttgTTTTCATCgtcaaaaaaaatgtgagattTAACTGATGTGTTACATGTTTTAGGCCTTCTCATTGCAATGAAATCCGCACTTGGACTTACCAGGCTTCTTTTCACTTATAAGCTTCATAGTTGAGGCGAAATGTCAGCTCTCTGGttcatgcaaaacaaaaatatttaagaaaacGGCCGATGTTCAAACAAGTTTTGCCGGAGAGGAGTTTAGTAGATTGCAGTCAGTCTCAGTCATAAAACGATACATTCGCTACATTCTGCTATAAAACGGGAAAGTTTCCTGGATGATCTTTCCTCACATCATCCGAAATACTCGGTAAATAAGGGGGCGGGGTCCCGAGCCATTCACCCTGCCTTCTGAAGACAAGAGGCGGGTGTTGGTTGGCTGAGGAAAGCCAAG
Encoded here:
- the pank1a gene encoding pantothenate kinase 1a isoform X3; this translates as MDIGGTLVKLVYFEPVDITAEEEQEEVENLKSIRRYLTSNVAYGKTGVRDVHLELRNLTMCGRTGNLHFIRFPTQAMPRFIQMGHDKNFSSLHTTLCATGGGAYKFENDFRTMADLELLKLDELDCLIRGLLFVDRVGFNGHPECYYFQNPSDTQSCVKKPCTLDNPFPMLLVNIGSGVSILAVYSENNYKRVTGTSLGGGTFLGLCCLLTGCETFEEALEMASKGDSTNVDKLVKDIYGGDYERFGLQGSAVASSFGHMMSKDKRDSISKEDLARATLVTITNNIGSIARMCAVNEKIERVVFVGNFLRINTVSTKLLAYAMDFWSKGQLRALFLEHEGYFGAVGALMELLKTTEDP
- the pank1a gene encoding pantothenate kinase 1a isoform X4, which encodes MKLISEKKPAFPWFGMDIGGTLVKLVYFEPVDITAEEEQEEVENLKSIRRYLTSNVAYGKTGVRDVHLELRNLTMCGRTGNLHFIRFPTQAMPRFIQMGHDKNFSSLHTTLCATGGGAYKFENDFRTMADLELLKLDELDCLIRGLLFVDRVGFNGHPECYYFQNPSDTQSCVKKPCTLDNPFPMLLVNIGSGVSILAVYSENNYKRVTGTSFGHMMSKDKRDSISKEDLARATLVTITNNIGSIARMCAVNEKIERVVFVGNFLRINTVSTKLLAYAMDFWSKGQLRALFLEHEGYFGAVGALMELLKTTEDP
- the pank1a gene encoding pantothenate kinase 1a isoform X2 — encoded protein: MKLISEKKPAFPWFGMDIGGTLVKLVYFEPVDITAEEEQEEVENLKSIRRYLTSNVAYGKTGVRDVHLELRNLTMCGRTGNLHFIRFPTQAMPRFIQMGHDKNFSSLHTTLCATGGGAYKFENDFRTMADLELLKLDELDCLIRGLLFVDRVGFNGHPECYYFQNPSDTQSCVKKPCTLDNPFPMLLVNIGSGVSILAVYSENNYKRVTGTSLGGGTFLGLCCLLTGCETFEEALEMASKGDSTNVDKLVKDIYGGDYERFGLQGSAVASSFGHMMSKDKRDSISKEDLARATLVTITNNIGSIARMCAVNEKIERVVFVGNFLRINTVSTKLLAYAMDFWSKGQLRALFLEHEGYFGAVGALMELLKTTEDP